One region of Scophthalmus maximus strain ysfricsl-2021 chromosome 13, ASM2237912v1, whole genome shotgun sequence genomic DNA includes:
- the osbpl1a gene encoding oxysterol-binding protein-related protein 1 isoform X4 encodes MLTCPIILEIRRCTKPPSREESREINQSINQSRIDQEVVMLLLHYDACATVINGTAQIPKDVTQNAEIRSMLEAAERTEERKLEEQLLEAAREGDLSTLTQLLSRKKPPDINCSDLLGNTPLHCAAYRGQRQCALKLLKNGAGPNIKNKKGQTVFDLASDTAMKQVLEGSVHRGTTRLVKKYEGLLWKSSRFFGWRSYWVVLQDGVLSWYSKQSDAASNVRRQGCKSLTHAHCLIRAKDNCFFTLKCFDDSVHHFKVSPQSDPEATRKAWLGAMEEHSAYSTHYCSQEQGSEEEEEEEVISLGELTDSLQTAESSQKKLEKEVAAFLSMVKYDALAESFPAAVLQKMQEICKLSSETSSSLSVCLGLLSKQEGVRSLKLEQEVEKNKILSEALQTLATEHHELEQSVVKGSSPRSALSEDEFHDALSESDSEISLSGFETVASHSFDEDEEEDEGSVMLSSPCGSPTSMLQEDHHSDKDKTQPNGITEHRASLPAPMFSRNDFSIWSILRNCIGMELSKITMPVIFNEPLSFLQRLTEYMEHTYLIHQASASSDSIERMKCVASFAVSAVASQWERTGKPFNPLLGETYELVREDLGFRLISEQVSHHPPVSAFHAEGLKQDFVFHGSIYPKLKFWGKSVEAEPKGAITLELPKHNEAYTWTNPTCCVHNIIVGQLWIEQYGNVEVINHRTGERCFLNFKPCGLFGKELHKVEGYILDKSKKKLCALYGKWTECLYVVDPAAFEAHKKNGKKGSEEKKGSKAGCSEGQEGAPSPAADTVEVIPGSQLLWRIAPRPANSAQMYSFTSFAMQLNELRKEMEGVIPRTDCRLRPDIRAMENGDIDLASEEKKRLEEKQRAHRKSRSKSDEEWKTRSPGLGPRWFQQGQNPHNSSQDWLFSAGYWDRKYSQLPDIY; translated from the exons ATGTTAACTTGCCCAATAATATTGGAGATTCGCCGCTGCACAAAGCCGCCTTCACGGGAAGAAAG TCgagaaatcaatcaatcaatcaatcaatcacgtATTGATCAGGAGGttgtcatgctgctgctgcactatGATGCATGCGCTACTGTCATCAATGGGACAGCACAGATTCCCAAAGATGTCACTCAAAATGCAGAGATCAGGAGCATGTTGGAAG CGGCCGAgcggacagaggagaggaaactgGAGGAGCAACTTTTGGAAGCTGCACGAGAAGGAGACCTGTCAACACTAACTCAGCTG CTCAGCAGGAAGAAGCCTCCAGACATCAACTGCTCAGATCTGCTGGGTAACACTCCGCTGCACTGTGCGGCCTATCGGGGCCAGAGGCAGTGTGCCCTGAAGCTGCTCAAGAACGGGGCCGGCCCCAACATCAAGAACAAGAAAG GCCAGACAGTGTTTGACCTTGCCAGCGATACAGCAATGAAGCAGGTCCTCGAGGGCAGCGTTCATCGG GGCACAACCCGCCTCGTCAAGAAGTATGAGGGACTCCTGTGGAAG AGCTCCAGATTTTTTGGCTGGCGCTCCTACTGGGTCGTCCTTCAGGATGGGGTTTTATCCTGGTACTCAAAACA GTCAGATGCAGCGTCTAATGTCAGAAGGCAAGGCTGCAAGTCCTTGACACATGCCCACTGTTTG ATCCGAGCCAAAGATAACTGCTTTTTCACCCTCAAGTGCTTTGATGACAGTGTGCATCACTTCAAGGTGTCGCCTCAAAGCGACCCGGAGGCAACGAGAAAA GCGTGGCTGGGTGCAATGGAGGAGCACTCGGCTTACAGCACACACTACTGCTCCCAAGAGCAGGgcagcgaggaagaggaggaggaggaagtgatctCACTTGGGGAGTTAACAGACTCACTACAG ACAGCGGAGTCCAGCCAGAAGAAGCTGGAGAAAGAGGTGGCAGCCTTCCTGTCCATGGTGAAATATGACGCACTAGCAGAAA GCTTTCCAGCTGCCGTACTGCAAAAGATGCAAGAAATCTGCAAGTTGTCCAGTGAGACCAGTTccagtctcagtgtctgtctcgGCCTCTTGTCCAAACAGGAAGGG GTGCGCAGTCTGAAATTGGAGCAGGAGGTAGAGAAGAATAAGATCCTCTCCGAGGCGCTGCAGACTCTGGCCACGGAGCACCACGAACTTGAGCAATCCGTCGTCAAGGGATCTTCACCGCGGAGTGCCCTCAGCGAGGATGAGTTCCACGACGCCTTGTCTG AATCGGACTCGGAGATCTCCCTGAGTGGCTTTGAGACGGTGGCCAGCCATTCCTTTgacgaggacgaagaggaggacgaaggcTCTGTCATGTTAAGCAGCCCTTGTGGCAGCCCCACCAGCATGTTGCAGGAGGATCACCATAGCGACAAAGACAAGACTCAACCCAATGGGATCACAGAGCATAG gGCCAGCTTACCTGCACCAATGTTTTCAAGAAATGACTTCAGCATTTGGAGTATCCTGAGGAACTGCATTGGAATG GAACTCTCCAAGATCACAATGCCGGTGATTTTCAACGAGCCGCTCAGCTTTCTGCAGCGTCTGACAGAGTACATGGAGCACACGTACCTCATTCACCAGGCCAGCGCCTCCTCAGACTCTATTGAGCGAATGAAG TGTGTGGCTTCGTTTGCGGTGTCCGCTGTGGCCTCCCAGTGGGAACGGACAGGTAAACCGTTCAACCCCCTGCTGGGAGAAACTTATGAACTGGTCAG AGAGGATCTGGGTTTCAGGCTCATATCGGAGCAGGTGAGCCACCACCCACCAGTCAGCGCCTTCCACGCTGAGGGTCTGAAACAGGACTTTGTGTTTCATGGATCCATCTACCCCAAACTCAAGTTCTGGGGCAAGAGTGTGGAAGCTGAGCCAAAAGGCGCCATCACGCTGGAGCTGCCCAA GCACAATGAGGCCTACACATGGACAAATCCAACGTGTTGTGTTCACAACATCATTGTGGGTCAGCTGTGGATCGAGCAGTACGGGAATGTGGAGGTGATCAACCACAG AACTGGAGAAAGGTGCTTCCTGAATTTCAAACCTTGTGGCCTTTTTGGAAAAGAACTGCACAAGGTTGAAGGATATATTCTGGACAAAAG cAAAAAGAAGCTTTGTGCTCTTTATGGGAAGTGGACAGAGTGTCTGTACGTTGTGGACCCTGCTGCCTTCGAAGCGCACAAGAAAAATGGCAAGAAGGGgtcagaagagaaaaagggcAGCAAAGCG GGCTGCAGTGAGGGTCAGGAGGGAGCTCCTTCACCTGCTGCAGACACTGTGGAAGTGATTCCTGGCAGCCAGCTGCTGTGGAGAATCGCACCCAGACCAGCCAACTCTGCCCAG ATGTACAGCTTCACGTCCTTCGCAATGCAGCTGAACGAGCTGCGTAAGGAGATGGAGGGAGTCATTCCTCGGACAGACTGCCGGCTGAGACCGGACATACGAGCCATGGAGAACGGTGACATCG ATCTCGccagtgaggagaagaagaggcttgaggaaaaacagagagctCATCGCAAAAGCCGCTCCAAATCTGACGAAGAGTGGAAAACAAG GAGTCCTGGCCTGGGCCCAAG GTGGTTTCAACAAGGCCAAAACCCTCACAACAGCTCCCAGGACTGGCTCTTTTCTGCTGGATACTGGGACAGGAAATACAGCCAGCTTCCAGACATTTACTAA
- the osbpl1a gene encoding oxysterol-binding protein-related protein 1 isoform X5, whose amino-acid sequence MKQVLEGSVHRGTTRLVKKYEGLLWKSSRFFGWRSYWVVLQDGVLSWYSKQSDAASNVRRQGCKSLTHAHCLIRAKDNCFFTLKCFDDSVHHFKVSPQSDPEATRKAWLGAMEEHSAYSTHYCSQEQGSEEEEEEEVISLGELTDSLQTAESSQKKLEKEVAAFLSMVKYDALAESFPAAVLQKMQEICKLSSETSSSLSVCLGLLSKQEGVRSLKLEQEVEKNKILSEALQTLATEHHELEQSVVKGSSPRSALSEDEFHDALSESDSEISLSGFETVASHSFDEDEEEDEGSVMLSSPCGSPTSMLQEDHHSDKDKTQPNGITEHRASLPAPMFSRNDFSIWSILRNCIGMELSKITMPVIFNEPLSFLQRLTEYMEHTYLIHQASASSDSIERMKCVASFAVSAVASQWERTGKPFNPLLGETYELVREDLGFRLISEQVSHHPPVSAFHAEGLKQDFVFHGSIYPKLKFWGKSVEAEPKGAITLELPKHNEAYTWTNPTCCVHNIIVGQLWIEQYGNVEVINHRTGERCFLNFKPCGLFGKELHKVEGYILDKSKKKLCALYGKWTECLYVVDPAAFEAHKKNGKKGSEEKKGSKAGCSEGQEGAPSPAADTVEVIPGSQLLWRIAPRPANSAQMYSFTSFAMQLNELRKEMEGVIPRTDCRLRPDIRAMENGDIDLASEEKKRLEEKQRAHRKSRSKSDEEWKTRSPGLGPRWFQQGQNPHNSSQDWLFSAGYWDRKYSQLPDIY is encoded by the exons ATGAAGCAGGTCCTCGAGGGCAGCGTTCATCGG GGCACAACCCGCCTCGTCAAGAAGTATGAGGGACTCCTGTGGAAG AGCTCCAGATTTTTTGGCTGGCGCTCCTACTGGGTCGTCCTTCAGGATGGGGTTTTATCCTGGTACTCAAAACA GTCAGATGCAGCGTCTAATGTCAGAAGGCAAGGCTGCAAGTCCTTGACACATGCCCACTGTTTG ATCCGAGCCAAAGATAACTGCTTTTTCACCCTCAAGTGCTTTGATGACAGTGTGCATCACTTCAAGGTGTCGCCTCAAAGCGACCCGGAGGCAACGAGAAAA GCGTGGCTGGGTGCAATGGAGGAGCACTCGGCTTACAGCACACACTACTGCTCCCAAGAGCAGGgcagcgaggaagaggaggaggaggaagtgatctCACTTGGGGAGTTAACAGACTCACTACAG ACAGCGGAGTCCAGCCAGAAGAAGCTGGAGAAAGAGGTGGCAGCCTTCCTGTCCATGGTGAAATATGACGCACTAGCAGAAA GCTTTCCAGCTGCCGTACTGCAAAAGATGCAAGAAATCTGCAAGTTGTCCAGTGAGACCAGTTccagtctcagtgtctgtctcgGCCTCTTGTCCAAACAGGAAGGG GTGCGCAGTCTGAAATTGGAGCAGGAGGTAGAGAAGAATAAGATCCTCTCCGAGGCGCTGCAGACTCTGGCCACGGAGCACCACGAACTTGAGCAATCCGTCGTCAAGGGATCTTCACCGCGGAGTGCCCTCAGCGAGGATGAGTTCCACGACGCCTTGTCTG AATCGGACTCGGAGATCTCCCTGAGTGGCTTTGAGACGGTGGCCAGCCATTCCTTTgacgaggacgaagaggaggacgaaggcTCTGTCATGTTAAGCAGCCCTTGTGGCAGCCCCACCAGCATGTTGCAGGAGGATCACCATAGCGACAAAGACAAGACTCAACCCAATGGGATCACAGAGCATAG gGCCAGCTTACCTGCACCAATGTTTTCAAGAAATGACTTCAGCATTTGGAGTATCCTGAGGAACTGCATTGGAATG GAACTCTCCAAGATCACAATGCCGGTGATTTTCAACGAGCCGCTCAGCTTTCTGCAGCGTCTGACAGAGTACATGGAGCACACGTACCTCATTCACCAGGCCAGCGCCTCCTCAGACTCTATTGAGCGAATGAAG TGTGTGGCTTCGTTTGCGGTGTCCGCTGTGGCCTCCCAGTGGGAACGGACAGGTAAACCGTTCAACCCCCTGCTGGGAGAAACTTATGAACTGGTCAG AGAGGATCTGGGTTTCAGGCTCATATCGGAGCAGGTGAGCCACCACCCACCAGTCAGCGCCTTCCACGCTGAGGGTCTGAAACAGGACTTTGTGTTTCATGGATCCATCTACCCCAAACTCAAGTTCTGGGGCAAGAGTGTGGAAGCTGAGCCAAAAGGCGCCATCACGCTGGAGCTGCCCAA GCACAATGAGGCCTACACATGGACAAATCCAACGTGTTGTGTTCACAACATCATTGTGGGTCAGCTGTGGATCGAGCAGTACGGGAATGTGGAGGTGATCAACCACAG AACTGGAGAAAGGTGCTTCCTGAATTTCAAACCTTGTGGCCTTTTTGGAAAAGAACTGCACAAGGTTGAAGGATATATTCTGGACAAAAG cAAAAAGAAGCTTTGTGCTCTTTATGGGAAGTGGACAGAGTGTCTGTACGTTGTGGACCCTGCTGCCTTCGAAGCGCACAAGAAAAATGGCAAGAAGGGgtcagaagagaaaaagggcAGCAAAGCG GGCTGCAGTGAGGGTCAGGAGGGAGCTCCTTCACCTGCTGCAGACACTGTGGAAGTGATTCCTGGCAGCCAGCTGCTGTGGAGAATCGCACCCAGACCAGCCAACTCTGCCCAG ATGTACAGCTTCACGTCCTTCGCAATGCAGCTGAACGAGCTGCGTAAGGAGATGGAGGGAGTCATTCCTCGGACAGACTGCCGGCTGAGACCGGACATACGAGCCATGGAGAACGGTGACATCG ATCTCGccagtgaggagaagaagaggcttgaggaaaaacagagagctCATCGCAAAAGCCGCTCCAAATCTGACGAAGAGTGGAAAACAAG GAGTCCTGGCCTGGGCCCAAG GTGGTTTCAACAAGGCCAAAACCCTCACAACAGCTCCCAGGACTGGCTCTTTTCTGCTGGATACTGGGACAGGAAATACAGCCAGCTTCCAGACATTTACTAA